In one Zobellia galactanivorans genomic region, the following are encoded:
- a CDS encoding dihydrofolate reductase family protein, producing MQKIIYYVASSLDGYIAGKNGDISEFIMEGEGVEKYQADLAKFETVIMGRKTYEFGYQYGLEPGQPAYLNMDHHIFSETLKIDELADKVRIENRSVERVKEIAKASPTDVYLCGGGEFAGWLLDHGLIDQLKLKLNPIILGEGIPLFGSSKTVSVGKLIEKEAFDDGLQILTYDLKS from the coding sequence ATGCAAAAGATAATTTATTACGTAGCAAGTTCTTTGGACGGATATATCGCGGGAAAAAATGGCGATATAAGCGAGTTTATTATGGAAGGGGAGGGCGTTGAAAAATACCAAGCTGACCTGGCGAAGTTTGAAACCGTGATTATGGGCCGTAAAACCTATGAATTCGGATATCAATACGGACTCGAACCAGGACAACCGGCCTACCTGAACATGGATCACCATATCTTTTCCGAAACGCTTAAAATTGATGAGCTTGCCGATAAGGTTCGAATTGAAAACAGGTCGGTAGAACGGGTCAAGGAAATCGCCAAGGCATCCCCAACCGACGTATATCTCTGCGGCGGTGGCGAATTTGCGGGATGGCTTCTTGACCATGGGCTGATCGATCAATTGAAACTCAAGTTGAACCCGATAATACTAGGGGAGGGGATTCCACTTTTTGGAAGCTCAAAAACCGTATCGGTCGGAAAGCTGATTGAAAAGGAAGCCTTTGATGACGGCTTACAAATACTTACTTACGACTTAAAATCGTAG
- a CDS encoding RipA family octameric membrane protein, with the protein MANQSGIDDRNKLESNLKSDYSNEVYHTSIMEQYKLYAEILDQHHNRFMNTIKFFISIQFIFLSGFLIIIKKEVVMGIFGIIMLLLSGIFICAIWLMISKSHYKLTTAKHETLEEMETYLPLKPFFHEWHEKLKSGNNYINMRTVLFALPVVMSIIYISLAMVAIYG; encoded by the coding sequence ATGGCAAATCAAAGTGGTATTGATGACAGAAATAAACTAGAATCAAATTTAAAAAGTGATTATAGTAATGAGGTTTACCATACTTCAATTATGGAACAATACAAACTTTATGCAGAGATATTAGATCAGCATCACAACAGGTTTATGAATACCATTAAATTTTTTATATCAATTCAATTTATATTCCTTTCTGGCTTTCTAATTATTATAAAAAAAGAAGTTGTAATGGGAATATTTGGAATTATAATGCTCTTGTTGTCAGGAATATTTATTTGTGCAATTTGGTTAATGATTTCAAAATCTCATTATAAGCTAACAACAGCAAAACATGAAACATTGGAAGAAATGGAAACTTATTTGCCTTTAAAACCTTTTTTCCATGAATGGCATGAAAAATTAAAATCAGGAAATAATTATATAAATATGAGGACCGTACTTTTTGCGTTACCAGTAGTCATGTCAATTATATATATATCATTAGCTATGGTAGCTATTTATGGCTAA
- a CDS encoding oxidoreductase, whose amino-acid sequence MGKVVLITGASSGMGKSTAQILHKQGYSVYGAARRLEEMQDLKEGGMSVVSLDLTQEASIITCVNTILDKEGRIDILINNAGYGSYGAVEDVSMAEAKRQFEVNLFGLARITQLVLPQMRAHRSGRIVNISSMGGKIYMPLGAWYFASKHALEAWSDCLRLEVKEFGVDVVVVEPGGIQTPWGSIAAENLIRTSATGAYSTFAHKVAEGMKNLYTKPGLTPAGVLGKTIAKAATVAKPKTRYAKGYMAKPAMALRKWFGDKVFDKIIMAQFK is encoded by the coding sequence ATGGGCAAAGTGGTCTTGATTACAGGAGCGTCTTCGGGAATGGGGAAGTCTACGGCGCAAATCTTACATAAACAAGGGTACAGCGTGTACGGGGCGGCAAGACGCTTGGAAGAAATGCAGGACCTGAAGGAGGGAGGGATGTCCGTCGTCTCCTTGGACCTGACCCAAGAGGCTTCCATTATAACGTGCGTAAATACGATTTTAGATAAGGAAGGTAGAATAGATATACTGATCAACAATGCCGGGTATGGTTCCTACGGTGCCGTCGAGGATGTATCCATGGCGGAAGCCAAAAGACAGTTTGAAGTAAACCTGTTCGGATTGGCACGTATTACCCAATTGGTCCTGCCCCAAATGAGGGCCCATAGATCGGGGAGAATAGTAAACATTTCTTCCATGGGCGGAAAAATATATATGCCCCTTGGGGCTTGGTATTTTGCCAGCAAACACGCCCTTGAAGCTTGGAGCGATTGCCTACGCTTGGAAGTAAAGGAATTTGGAGTAGACGTAGTAGTGGTCGAACCCGGTGGCATACAGACCCCTTGGGGAAGCATTGCGGCCGAAAACTTAATAAGAACTTCAGCAACCGGTGCCTATTCTACATTTGCCCATAAGGTGGCGGAAGGGATGAAAAACTTATATACAAAGCCTGGTTTGACCCCGGCAGGGGTATTGGGGAAGACCATTGCCAAAGCGGCTACGGTGGCCAAGCCAAAAACACGATACGCCAAAGGGTATATGGCCAAACCTGCCATGGCCCTTCGGAAATGGTTCGGCGATAAGGTCTTTGATAAAATAATAATGGCACAATTTAAATAA
- a CDS encoding class I SAM-dependent methyltransferase, whose translation MSDTWLKRWNVRYREKEYAYGIKPNEFLKEQIQKLKIGKILLGAEGEGRNAVYSAKLGWNVYAFDISVEGKNKALRLAKENKVSIDYKVGQLPELNYGNEQFDAIALIYAHFPANIKAEYLKTLSKKLKKGGIVIFEAFSKNHIDYKKKNPKVGGPSDLATLYSIEEVSSCFHNYEIIELEEKEIELSEGLYHNGKGSVIRFVGRKK comes from the coding sequence ATGTCAGATACCTGGTTAAAAAGATGGAATGTTAGATACCGAGAAAAGGAATATGCCTATGGAATCAAACCAAATGAATTCCTAAAAGAACAAATTCAGAAACTTAAAATAGGTAAAATCCTTTTGGGAGCGGAAGGAGAAGGAAGAAATGCTGTTTATTCCGCAAAACTGGGTTGGAATGTTTATGCGTTTGACATAAGCGTTGAGGGAAAAAACAAGGCATTAAGGCTTGCTAAAGAAAATAAGGTCTCAATTGACTATAAGGTTGGTCAATTACCTGAACTGAATTATGGAAATGAACAATTTGATGCTATTGCTTTAATATACGCTCACTTCCCAGCAAATATAAAAGCCGAGTACCTTAAAACGCTAAGTAAAAAACTAAAAAAAGGCGGAATAGTGATATTTGAAGCATTCTCAAAAAATCACATCGACTACAAAAAGAAAAACCCTAAAGTAGGTGGGCCATCGGATTTGGCCACTTTATATTCTATAGAAGAAGTATCTTCTTGTTTTCACAATTATGAAATTATAGAATTAGAAGAAAAAGAAATTGAATTGAGCGAAGGTTTATATCACAATGGAAAAGGGTCTGTAATTCGATTTGTAGGACGGAAAAAATAA
- a CDS encoding LuxR C-terminal-related transcriptional regulator — translation MTKTSIDLFKEIFNTNKEYQNTIIENHLNKLRELDEYLPHNESFFIVTNTTTQKYAFVSKNFEYALGLDRIKMCDIGAKYWLSYFHPDDLAVWMGALEDLMHFTMTKVKQEDRNKLNYTWNFRVKNSKGKYCNILEHQTPTYFDENGKPIIGIAHCTVTGKGEYRPIVCLIKKLNENNEYEILYHKNYSQKLINTNSLTNREHDVIRLLALNKTSREIGEKLFISSHTVDGHRRNILKKLNFDSTQKLVQYCLLNQLF, via the coding sequence ATGACCAAAACAAGCATTGATTTATTTAAAGAAATATTCAATACCAATAAAGAGTATCAAAATACCATAATAGAAAATCATCTCAATAAATTAAGGGAGCTAGATGAGTACTTGCCCCACAATGAGTCCTTTTTTATTGTAACCAATACCACGACACAGAAGTATGCCTTTGTCAGTAAAAACTTTGAATATGCCTTGGGCTTGGATAGAATTAAAATGTGTGACATAGGCGCCAAATATTGGCTGTCTTATTTTCATCCCGATGACCTAGCTGTTTGGATGGGTGCCTTGGAAGATCTAATGCATTTTACGATGACAAAAGTGAAACAAGAGGATCGTAATAAGTTAAACTATACCTGGAATTTTAGGGTAAAAAATAGTAAAGGAAAGTATTGCAACATTTTAGAACATCAAACACCTACCTATTTTGATGAAAACGGTAAGCCTATTATTGGTATTGCCCATTGTACGGTTACCGGCAAGGGTGAATATAGGCCCATCGTATGTTTGATAAAAAAACTAAACGAAAACAATGAGTATGAAATATTGTACCATAAAAACTACTCCCAAAAGCTCATAAACACGAATTCATTGACCAATAGGGAGCACGATGTAATTCGTTTATTGGCCCTGAACAAGACCAGTAGGGAAATAGGCGAAAAGCTTTTTATTAGCTCACATACGGTAGACGGCCATAGAAGGAATATACTTAAAAAGCTGAATTTCGATTCCACACAAAAGCTGGTGCAATACTGTTTGTTAAATCAATTATTTTAA
- a CDS encoding DUF4261 domain-containing protein, whose translation MRLFKKIFGNEPKLENEADIPENESLENPPELLMVKLFFEDKPVLNDELIEKELKNRFKTIEFPDASGKTKNLRQYFFKDYEVEFAEGNIPAQATILIPDENKIEYAELENSFRQSWNWQEAEETVKKCSYEILLTDLMSRNLGYKERIEFFQKFVASIVSAIKPSAVWIRNSEVILEPEDFLERSSQNNYQNINAFMNVRLFNIQETQNEMKMDTLGLSSLGLPDFEFRFADYSPQEIAGLLFNYGAYIFENGVVIEHGNTIEGVEANEKLKCYFNHSQLEPKRVVIEINKGD comes from the coding sequence ATGCGTCTGTTCAAAAAAATATTCGGAAATGAGCCAAAGCTTGAAAACGAAGCAGATATTCCTGAAAATGAATCCTTAGAAAATCCACCTGAATTGTTAATGGTGAAATTGTTCTTTGAGGATAAGCCCGTACTTAATGATGAACTTATCGAAAAAGAGCTGAAAAATAGATTTAAAACAATAGAGTTTCCAGATGCTAGCGGTAAAACTAAAAATCTCAGGCAGTATTTCTTCAAAGATTATGAAGTGGAATTTGCCGAGGGCAACATTCCCGCCCAAGCAACGATATTAATACCTGACGAAAATAAAATTGAATATGCCGAATTAGAGAATTCTTTCCGGCAATCTTGGAATTGGCAAGAGGCCGAAGAAACGGTCAAAAAATGTTCCTATGAAATCTTGTTGACGGACTTGATGTCACGAAATTTAGGGTATAAGGAAAGAATCGAATTTTTTCAAAAGTTCGTAGCAAGTATAGTTTCCGCAATAAAGCCGAGTGCGGTATGGATAAGAAACAGTGAAGTTATCTTGGAACCCGAGGATTTTCTCGAAAGAAGTAGCCAGAATAACTATCAAAATATAAATGCCTTTATGAATGTTCGCTTGTTCAATATTCAAGAAACACAAAACGAAATGAAGATGGATACCCTTGGTTTAAGCTCACTAGGGCTTCCTGACTTTGAATTTCGATTTGCCGATTATAGCCCGCAAGAAATAGCGGGACTTTTATTCAATTATGGGGCTTATATTTTTGAAAACGGAGTTGTAATTGAGCACGGAAATACGATTGAGGGAGTTGAAGCCAATGAAAAATTGAAGTGTTATTTTAACCATTCACAACTTGAACCAAAAAGAGTCGTAATCGAAATAAATAAAGGTGATTGA
- a CDS encoding Lrp/AsnC family transcriptional regulator, with translation MDGIDRKILMQLQENAKQNTKEIAGKVGLSVTPTYERIKKLEQGEVISAYVALLDRAKIGKKLIAYCQVTLTKQQKKLADNFKREVLLLPDIMECHQVSGNFDYLLKIAVDDIAGFHEFINEQLSIINGIATIHTSFVLDSVKDSTAYNL, from the coding sequence ATGGATGGAATCGATCGTAAAATACTGATGCAACTTCAAGAAAATGCAAAACAGAACACCAAGGAAATTGCCGGTAAAGTGGGACTAAGTGTAACCCCTACTTACGAAAGAATAAAAAAACTAGAACAAGGGGAAGTGATAAGTGCCTATGTGGCCTTATTGGACCGGGCCAAAATCGGCAAAAAGCTAATTGCCTATTGTCAGGTTACCTTGACCAAGCAACAAAAGAAATTGGCGGACAATTTTAAACGGGAAGTACTTTTGCTTCCGGATATTATGGAGTGCCATCAGGTCAGCGGAAATTTTGACTACCTATTGAAGATTGCCGTAGATGACATTGCGGGATTTCATGAATTCATCAACGAGCAGTTGTCGATCATCAATGGCATCGCTACCATACATACTTCTTTTGTCTTAGATTCAGTAAAAGACAGCACGGCTTATAATCTGTGA
- a CDS encoding DinB family protein produces the protein MVKKDGSLIEQLKTSLERTKNLINSLSSEQLDYRYEKNKWSIKEVLVHIIDDERIDGYRALSFARNDKTNFPGFEQDDYNLNSDTSERTIESIMEEYEALRLSTIALFNGLSEKSLKRIGIANGNKASARALGYHILGHDLHHIKIIEDLYLKR, from the coding sequence TTGGTAAAAAAAGATGGAAGCCTTATCGAACAGTTGAAAACTAGTTTAGAGAGAACAAAAAACTTGATTAATAGCTTATCGAGTGAACAATTAGACTATAGATACGAAAAGAATAAATGGTCAATTAAAGAAGTTTTGGTCCATATAATCGATGATGAAAGAATCGACGGATATAGAGCGCTTTCCTTTGCTAGAAACGACAAAACAAATTTTCCGGGATTTGAACAAGATGATTATAATCTTAACTCTGACACCTCAGAGAGAACGATTGAGAGTATTATGGAAGAATATGAAGCTTTAAGATTATCAACCATTGCACTTTTTAATGGACTTTCCGAAAAATCATTAAAACGTATCGGAATTGCAAATGGAAATAAAGCGAGTGCAAGAGCTTTGGGATATCATATTCTCGGACACGATTTGCATCATATTAAAATAATAGAAGATTTATATTTAAAACGTTGA
- a CDS encoding DUF695 domain-containing protein, translated as MGSLGNTFGQSAPKNEYQPDWTFYFSNVNDKLSSIATDLNLKSVAPIKGQENVVYVSIEMPNPRDNGLSSNEDADELWKIEDEIIDRFDKNNLNYTFVGRLTSDGYRDLYFFGENTILMEKEVSAAMIAFPNHKFDYGHKLDKEWSGYFDFLYPLPQQMQSIQNRKVLAQLEKAGDQLTKEREVFHWIYFKTQNELDQFEDYTNSLGFKTLTKENTEQPSEYKFVISIARIDKVGYNDIDDYTLKLSQKAAELNGDYDGWETSVEL; from the coding sequence ATGGGATCTTTAGGTAACACCTTCGGGCAATCTGCGCCAAAAAATGAATATCAACCTGATTGGACATTTTACTTCTCCAATGTAAATGATAAATTGAGTTCGATTGCAACCGATTTGAACTTAAAGAGCGTTGCCCCAATTAAGGGACAAGAAAATGTAGTCTATGTGTCCATCGAAATGCCCAATCCGAGAGACAATGGTCTGTCGAGTAATGAAGATGCCGACGAGTTATGGAAAATTGAGGACGAAATAATAGACCGGTTTGACAAAAATAACCTGAATTATACTTTTGTGGGCCGACTGACTTCAGACGGGTATAGGGATTTATACTTTTTTGGTGAGAATACTATTTTAATGGAAAAGGAAGTTTCCGCGGCAATGATCGCATTCCCGAATCATAAATTTGATTATGGACATAAGTTGGATAAGGAATGGAGTGGCTATTTTGACTTTTTATACCCTTTGCCCCAACAAATGCAATCCATTCAAAACAGAAAAGTACTTGCGCAACTAGAAAAAGCGGGTGATCAACTGACGAAGGAAAGGGAAGTCTTTCATTGGATCTATTTTAAAACCCAAAATGAATTGGACCAGTTTGAAGATTATACAAATAGTCTGGGGTTTAAGACCTTGACGAAGGAAAATACAGAACAGCCGAGCGAATACAAATTCGTTATTTCAATAGCGCGAATCGATAAAGTGGGGTATAATGACATAGACGACTACACTCTTAAGTTGAGTCAAAAGGCCGCTGAGCTAAATGGTGATTACGATGGTTGGGAAACCTCGGTAGAGTTATAA
- a CDS encoding Dps family protein, with amino-acid sequence MKNSELNNIGLKITDSKQIAEKLNDLLANYQQFYMNLRGFHWNIKGKKFFELHLKFEELYNDALEKVDEIAERILTLSQSPYHTFTKYLKHSEINEAENVSDGESAVENILKALEILLSKERSILKAAAGADDEGTVALMSEYIVEQEKLVWMFSAYKN; translated from the coding sequence ATGAAAAATTCAGAACTAAACAACATTGGCTTAAAAATAACCGACTCAAAGCAAATTGCAGAAAAGTTGAACGACCTTTTAGCAAACTACCAACAATTCTATATGAATTTAAGAGGGTTTCACTGGAATATTAAAGGAAAGAAATTCTTTGAACTACATTTAAAATTCGAAGAATTGTATAATGATGCGTTAGAAAAAGTAGATGAAATTGCAGAACGTATACTTACCCTAAGCCAATCACCATACCATACTTTCACTAAATATTTAAAACATTCGGAAATAAATGAAGCCGAAAATGTTTCAGACGGGGAATCGGCCGTTGAGAATATTTTAAAAGCGTTGGAAATTTTACTTTCAAAAGAGCGAAGTATTTTAAAAGCGGCGGCCGGTGCAGATGATGAGGGAACTGTAGCCCTTATGAGCGAATATATTGTGGAACAAGAAAAATTGGTTTGGATGTTCTCTGCCTACAAAAATTAA
- a CDS encoding histidine decarboxylase, whose product MDNERQIEELRAKLIQEKDRVIGYPVAKDFDYSSLYKFLAYPINNVGDPYEANTYKVQTHEMEREVVDFFAQLFRAAPKDYWGYVTNGGSESNLYGLYLARELYPKAMVYFSESTHYSVRKNIHLLNLSSITIRSQENGELDYEDLENTLQLNRDKPAIVLTTFGTTMTEAKDDVSKVKGILKKLAIQNHYIHCDAALAGAYGAFIEPRIPFDFEDGADSISISGHKFIGSPFPSGVILAKRSLRDRIARSISYIGSLDTTITGSRNGHSALFLWYAIKKMGIKGLEARYRHSLETAEYCKKELNNIGIPAWTNKGAITVVFPKVSPCIKEKWQLATDEATHIICMPNVTKRQIDEFIVDMVSEKEPVASMA is encoded by the coding sequence ATGGATAATGAGCGACAAATAGAGGAGTTACGGGCGAAACTTATCCAAGAAAAGGATAGGGTTATCGGCTACCCCGTGGCCAAAGACTTTGATTACTCCAGCTTATATAAATTTTTAGCGTATCCTATCAATAATGTCGGGGATCCTTATGAAGCCAATACCTATAAGGTGCAAACCCATGAAATGGAAAGGGAAGTGGTCGATTTCTTTGCCCAACTGTTTCGGGCAGCGCCAAAAGATTATTGGGGCTATGTAACCAATGGGGGCTCTGAGAGCAATCTGTACGGACTATATCTGGCGAGGGAACTCTATCCAAAGGCCATGGTCTATTTTTCTGAATCTACCCATTACAGTGTTAGAAAAAACATCCATTTGCTCAACCTTTCGAGCATTACCATCAGGTCGCAGGAAAATGGGGAACTCGACTATGAAGACCTTGAGAATACCCTGCAACTGAACCGCGACAAACCGGCTATTGTGCTTACTACCTTCGGCACCACAATGACCGAGGCCAAAGACGATGTTTCCAAAGTAAAAGGGATTTTAAAGAAATTGGCCATTCAAAACCACTATATACATTGCGATGCCGCCTTGGCAGGGGCCTATGGTGCCTTTATCGAACCCCGTATCCCTTTTGACTTTGAAGATGGGGCGGACAGTATTTCCATTAGCGGCCATAAATTCATCGGATCGCCCTTTCCTTCGGGGGTGATCTTGGCCAAGCGTTCCTTAAGGGATAGAATAGCCCGGAGTATTTCTTATATCGGTTCTTTAGATACGACCATCACAGGGTCTAGAAACGGGCACAGTGCGCTCTTTTTGTGGTACGCCATAAAGAAAATGGGAATCAAAGGGCTTGAGGCGCGTTATCGCCATAGTCTTGAAACCGCCGAATATTGTAAAAAGGAATTGAATAACATAGGCATACCGGCATGGACGAATAAAGGGGCCATTACCGTTGTGTTTCCCAAGGTGTCCCCTTGCATTAAAGAGAAATGGCAATTGGCTACCGATGAGGCTACCCATATCATTTGTATGCCCAATGTCACGAAAAGGCAGATAGACGAGTTTATTGTAGATATGGTAAGCGAGAAGGAACCGGTGGCCAGCATGGCCTAA
- a CDS encoding MBL fold metallo-hydrolase, which produces MTIKQFQDKPLAHYSYAIISEGKMALIDPARNPMPYYRFAEQNKAKIVAVIETHPHADFVSSHLQIHNETGATIYVSKLVGANYPHRSFDDSNSIKLGEISLTAINTPGHSPDGITIIAKNEKGKHAMFSGDTLFIGDVGRPDLREKAGNMKAKREELAKMMYNTILTKFNHLPDDTLIYPAHGAGSLCGKNMSSDSSSTLGNERMGNWAFKKQTEEEFVNYILSDQPFIPNYFGFDVNLNKNGVDSYTKNVADVPLRIGVKSLPKGSLIVDVRDQEDYKKNHLTGSINIMARDEDDKLETWLGTLIKPEEKFYVIIGSVQDRDKIVDRIAKIGYETQIVELCTLSNEPAKSSDVLDFEKFKNRKEQYTILDIRNESEVSEEKWFENAIHIPLNDLRYSKSDIPTDKPIVVHCAGGYRSAIGSSIVENMIDKTSVFDLSENINYFKK; this is translated from the coding sequence ATGACTATTAAACAATTTCAAGATAAGCCATTGGCACATTACTCATATGCAATTATTAGTGAGGGGAAAATGGCATTGATAGACCCAGCACGAAACCCAATGCCATATTATAGGTTCGCAGAACAAAACAAAGCAAAGATTGTAGCTGTAATTGAAACACATCCACACGCAGATTTTGTAAGCAGCCATTTGCAAATCCATAATGAAACGGGAGCAACTATTTACGTTTCTAAATTAGTTGGTGCAAACTACCCCCATCGATCATTTGATGATAGCAACAGTATTAAACTAGGGGAAATAAGCCTTACGGCTATTAACACTCCTGGACATTCCCCTGATGGTATAACCATTATAGCAAAGAATGAAAAAGGAAAACACGCGATGTTCTCAGGTGATACTTTATTTATTGGAGATGTTGGAAGACCCGACTTACGTGAGAAAGCAGGAAACATGAAAGCGAAAAGAGAAGAGCTGGCTAAAATGATGTACAATACGATTCTAACTAAATTCAATCATTTACCTGATGACACTCTTATTTATCCAGCGCACGGCGCTGGGTCATTATGTGGTAAAAATATGAGTTCTGATTCTTCTAGCACACTTGGCAATGAAAGAATGGGAAATTGGGCATTTAAGAAACAAACCGAAGAAGAATTTGTAAACTACATTCTAAGTGACCAACCATTTATTCCCAACTATTTTGGATTTGATGTAAACCTAAATAAAAATGGTGTGGACAGCTACACCAAAAATGTGGCGGATGTTCCTTTAAGAATTGGAGTTAAAAGCCTTCCCAAAGGGAGCTTGATTGTTGACGTTAGAGATCAAGAAGACTACAAAAAAAACCACCTCACAGGTAGTATAAATATTATGGCCCGGGATGAAGATGACAAATTGGAAACATGGTTGGGCACACTTATAAAACCAGAGGAAAAGTTTTATGTTATCATAGGCTCTGTACAAGACAGGGATAAAATAGTTGATCGCATAGCCAAAATAGGTTATGAAACTCAAATTGTTGAGCTATGTACCTTGTCAAATGAACCAGCAAAGAGTTCAGATGTTCTTGATTTTGAAAAATTCAAAAACCGTAAAGAGCAATACACTATTTTAGATATTAGAAATGAAAGTGAGGTTTCAGAAGAAAAATGGTTTGAAAATGCCATTCACATTCCTTTAAATGATCTGCGGTATTCAAAAAGTGATATTCCTACGGATAAACCAATTGTAGTTCATTGTGCCGGTGGGTATAGAAGTGCTATTGGTAGTAGCATTGTAGAGAATATGATCGACAAAACAAGTGTCTTCGACTTAAGTGAAAATATAAACTACTTTAAAAAATAG
- a CDS encoding SDR family NAD(P)-dependent oxidoreductase, translating into MKLLESKVAIVTGAGSGIGKAIAKLYAKEGAKVIVNDISKENGQAVVHQIQSENGEAFFIEGDVSKADDIKNLVEKTVDKYGRLDIACNNAGIGGEQNNTGDFSIEGWRKVIDINLNGVFYACKYEIEQMEKNGGGTIVNMASIHGTVAAMLSPAYTASKHAVVGLTKNIGVEYAQKNIRCNAVGPGYIETPLLEGLPPEILEELKAKHPMNRLGKPEEIAELVLFLSSEKSSFITGGYYLIDGGYTAI; encoded by the coding sequence ATGAAACTATTAGAAAGCAAAGTCGCAATAGTAACAGGTGCTGGATCTGGAATAGGCAAGGCAATCGCAAAGTTATATGCTAAGGAAGGAGCCAAAGTAATTGTAAATGATATTAGTAAAGAAAATGGACAAGCTGTGGTTCATCAAATTCAATCTGAAAATGGAGAGGCTTTTTTTATTGAGGGAGATGTCTCAAAAGCAGACGACATTAAGAATTTGGTAGAAAAAACAGTAGACAAATATGGCAGGTTGGATATCGCCTGCAATAATGCCGGTATTGGCGGAGAACAGAATAATACTGGGGATTTTTCCATAGAAGGATGGCGTAAAGTAATCGATATTAATTTAAATGGCGTTTTCTATGCTTGTAAATATGAAATAGAACAAATGGAAAAAAATGGTGGAGGTACAATTGTAAATATGGCCTCTATTCATGGAACGGTTGCTGCAATGCTCTCACCTGCATACACCGCCTCTAAACATGCGGTCGTTGGTTTGACCAAAAATATTGGTGTAGAATATGCGCAAAAGAATATTAGATGCAATGCTGTTGGCCCTGGATACATTGAAACTCCTTTATTGGAAGGATTACCTCCGGAAATCTTAGAAGAACTTAAAGCCAAGCATCCTATGAATAGATTAGGTAAGCCAGAAGAAATAGCTGAATTGGTACTATTCTTAAGTTCTGAAAAATCATCTTTTATCACTGGTGGATATTATTTAATTGACGGTGGATATACCGCTATTTAA